GCTGAAAAAGGCGACAAAGAGCTGGGTTTCCGAAGCCTTCGAGGGAAAGACCGGGGATTTCCGTGTAGACTCATGAGCTGAATTCAAGATATACAGGGACACATGATTCACTTATCGAATATCAGCAAACAGCAGGGTAATAAGATTCTCTATCGCAACGGCTCTTTTCAGATCAATGCGGGAGAGAAAATCGGTCTTGTCGGTCCTAACGGCGCCGGTAAAACCACGATCTTTCGTATCATCATGGGCGAAGAGGGCATCGACGGGGGCACCGTTTCTAAATCCGATCGCACCGTGATCGGCTATTTCTCGCAAAACATCGAAGACATGAGAGGCCGTTCCGCTTTAGAGGAAGTGAAGTCCGCTGTCGGCAATATCGGCGACATGCAAACGCGCATGCAAGAGTGCGAAGTGAAGCTCGCGGATCCGGAACTGGATGCGGATGAGATGACCAAAATCCTGGAAGAGTACGGGGAGCTGCAAGCAGAGTTTGAGCGCTTGGGCGGTTACGATCTTGAATCTCGCGCGGCGGAAATTTTGACGGGTTTAGGTATTGGGCCTGACGATTACCATCGTCCCACCGAAAGTTTTTCGGGCGGTTGGAAAATGCGTATTGCTTTGGCGAAAATTCTTGCTTTGAATCCCGAAGTTTTGCTGATGGACGAACCGACGAATCACTTGGACGTCGAATCGATCGTATGGCTTGAAGAGTGGCTCGTGAACTATAAAGGCGCCATCCTTATGACAAGCCATGACCGTGACTTCATGAATCGCCTGGTTTCCAAAATCGTCGAGATTGCCAATAAAACTATCACCGTGTACGGCGGCAATTACGATTTCTATGAAAGAGAACGCGACATCCGCAAAGAGCAGTTGATTGCAGCGGCCAAACGCCAGGAAGACATGCTTGCGAAAGAAGAAGAATTCATCGCGCGTTTCGCAGCCCGCGCTTCGCATGCGGCGCAAGTGCAATCACGTGTAAAGAAATTGGAAAAAATCGATCGCATCGAAATTCCGCCTGAAGAGGACGAGATCAAGTTCGAATGGCCGGTTCCACCGCGTGGCGGGGAAGAAGTCGTGAAGTTTGAAAACCTCGCAAAAATCTGGAAGCGCGATGACGGCAAAGAAAAGCTGGTCTTTTCGGGCGCCAATGCCTTGGTGAAACGCATGGACCGTATTGCTCTTGTGGGAGTGAACGGTGCCGGGAAGTCCACGCTTCTAAAAATCATCGCAGGTCACGCAGACCCGACCGAAGGTAAAATGACTTTGGGGGCTTCGATCAATGTGGGTTACTTCAGTCAAAACTCTTTGGACGTTCTGGATCCTAAAGCCACGATTCTGGACGAAGTCCACTCTCGCATCCCGAATGCGGGCATGGGTTTTGTGCGCAGCTTATTGGGAGCGTTTAAATTCTCTGGCGAAGAGGCAGAGAAAAAAATCTCCATTCTTTCCGGCGGTGAAAAATCCCGCGTTGTTTTAGCGACGATCCTGGCGCAACCAGTGAATCTTTTGATTCTCGATGAGCCGACGAATCACTTGGATATCAAATCCCGCGAAGTCTTGTTGGAGGCGATAAAAAACTTCCCAGGCACCGTTATCATCGTAAGCCATGACAGACACTTCTTGCGCGCTATCACGACACGTGTCTTTGAGGTGGATAAAAATCAAATCCGCATCTACGAAGGCGACTACGAATACTATCATCACAAAAAGAAACAGGAGCAGATGGCTTAATGAGCGGCTCCTTGGATCTGCGAAGTTTTAAGATTCCTTTGGGGAAATTAGCCCCTCAGGAATCTTTTCGCACGCGCCAAGGGGACGTTTTATCTTACCGTCTTTATCCCGCTTGGTCCGAAGATCTGATCATCCTCTATCACGGGGTGGGAAGTGACAGCCGTTACATGTGTGTCTTAGCCTCCGCTTTGGCGGCGGCGGGATTAGGCACTGTGGTGACGCCGGATTTTCGTGGGCATGGAATCTCTTTGCCTCTCTCTGATAAAATAAAACCCGCGCAGTTAGAAATCGATCTGGAAGAGCTGATCATTCACCTGCGTATGCAAAGAGCCGTCAGTCGCATCACTTTAGCGGGGCACTCTTTAGGGGGCGGTTTTGTTTTGCGGGTGGCTGTTTCGGATATTCGAACTCAGTTTGCAAACTTCGTGGCGTTAGCGCCGCATCTGCCATTGTCATTTCATTCTTTCCAAGAAGGTTTTGGCGGTTGGATCTCGCTGACAGAAGAAGGCGGCTTTCGCGTGAATATGCCGGAAAATTTTCGCTCGGGCCAAGAAAAGCTTTCTTACAGTCCCGAGTTCCTGGCAGCCGTGCAGGCGCCTGAAGATCTTGTTGCTCGCTTGCAAAGCCTTCGTCCTGCGCTCAAAGTTCTGACGGGGACGGATGAAGAAGTGGCGCGCCCGGAAGTGCATCGTCAGATCTTCACCGAGGCCGGAGTTCCCGTTGAAATTCTTCCGGGCTTGAATCATCTCACTCTCGTCTCAAAACCAGATGCCGTGGTGTCTCGTTTTTAGTTGGATAGATTAAATCCTTTCGCCGTCGTCATAAACCTTGCATATTCCATCAAGAAACCGTCTGGTCCTGCCGAAGAGTTCTACAGAATAACCAAGATTGAACGTAGGTGGTAAGGTTATGAATACAGAGCTCGGAGCTTTCGCGCTTCGACAGATCCTCGCGGGTACGGCCGTGATGGGTCCCATATTGATACTCGCAGGCCTTAGTTATTATCTCTTCAAACAAGATCGGAGAAGCGTCATTGTTTATCTCACGCTGGGTGTGGCGTTCTCGCTGATCGGCGGTGTGTGTCTTTATGTGGAGT
This region of Bdellovibrio sp. 22V genomic DNA includes:
- a CDS encoding ABC-F family ATP-binding cassette domain-containing protein; its protein translation is MIHLSNISKQQGNKILYRNGSFQINAGEKIGLVGPNGAGKTTIFRIIMGEEGIDGGTVSKSDRTVIGYFSQNIEDMRGRSALEEVKSAVGNIGDMQTRMQECEVKLADPELDADEMTKILEEYGELQAEFERLGGYDLESRAAEILTGLGIGPDDYHRPTESFSGGWKMRIALAKILALNPEVLLMDEPTNHLDVESIVWLEEWLVNYKGAILMTSHDRDFMNRLVSKIVEIANKTITVYGGNYDFYERERDIRKEQLIAAAKRQEDMLAKEEEFIARFAARASHAAQVQSRVKKLEKIDRIEIPPEEDEIKFEWPVPPRGGEEVVKFENLAKIWKRDDGKEKLVFSGANALVKRMDRIALVGVNGAGKSTLLKIIAGHADPTEGKMTLGASINVGYFSQNSLDVLDPKATILDEVHSRIPNAGMGFVRSLLGAFKFSGEEAEKKISILSGGEKSRVVLATILAQPVNLLILDEPTNHLDIKSREVLLEAIKNFPGTVIIVSHDRHFLRAITTRVFEVDKNQIRIYEGDYEYYHHKKKQEQMA
- a CDS encoding alpha/beta hydrolase, translating into MSGSLDLRSFKIPLGKLAPQESFRTRQGDVLSYRLYPAWSEDLIILYHGVGSDSRYMCVLASALAAAGLGTVVTPDFRGHGISLPLSDKIKPAQLEIDLEELIIHLRMQRAVSRITLAGHSLGGGFVLRVAVSDIRTQFANFVALAPHLPLSFHSFQEGFGGWISLTEEGGFRVNMPENFRSGQEKLSYSPEFLAAVQAPEDLVARLQSLRPALKVLTGTDEEVARPEVHRQIFTEAGVPVEILPGLNHLTLVSKPDAVVSRF